From a region of the Vanrija pseudolonga chromosome 2, complete sequence genome:
- the kinX gene encoding uncharacterized protein yields MEINRGTQTELDESKDGESTKVEESKEIEKEKIQNESESENEKKIQKENNFEDNKDINNNNEDNNDDIAAVIITEATDDDSDGLQLETVHKAATRIISAEESLEHPVTWAPDVDYEVRAVVSAGDKKWRAAVEHVSGSTAPADGNDVAAAYWKAVSDDSTSDDDQWVAVSDPSTPESAEVVEAPAPASQNTDDDFEFVPASPHPEPKYFGEQPQSAPQSAPQTPVAERSPLLPQIWRRNVHYDAGDIVRYSGSQYEATTSHSGDDAPSRSTAWKRLGALSGESNADIAHEESHHSRTPSIIHDELLGRHRYRTSGVGVLPYSDNVEDEVVRQVALANFYQQYGYFRETWLVAARGRTNGYVTAQLQGEVLPAVRWHLVEGGAFPLDAIPAGYDVDADGRKRTLYAARFFLSGGVQVGKAGRHLAERSSVAFKGQEVPSAAFEVLCGSSAAVQWIPSRPGYGANTGGFKPVEGGRERDGRAILVVRAELESQGVIPGKLIVTDEHANIAQDGRDVTASSFEILTYSKA; encoded by the exons ATGGAGATTAACCGCGGTACGCAGACGGAGTTGGATGAGAGCAAGGACGGAGAGAGTACCAAGGTTGAAGAGAGCAAGGAGATTGAGAAGGAGAAGATTCAGaacgagagcgagagcgagaaCGAGAAGAAGATTCAGAAGGAGAACAACTTTGAAGACAACAAGGAtatcaacaacaacaatgagGACAATAACGACGACATTGCGGCTGTCATCATTACCgaggcgaccgacgacgacagcgatgGACTCCAGCTCGAGACGGTCCACAAGGCCGCCACGCGCATCATCTCGGCCGAGGAGTCGCTCGAGCACCCGGTTACCTGGGCACCCGATGTCGACTACGAGGTCCGGGCTGTCGTGTCTGCCGGTGACAAGAAGTGGCGCGCTGCTGTCGAGCATGTCAGCGGTAGCACT GCCCCCGCCGACGGAAacgacgttgccgccgcctACTGGAAGGCCGTCTCCGACGACTCCAccagtgacgacgaccagtGGGTCGCCGTCAGTGACCCATCTACCCCCGAGTccgccgaggttgtcgaggctCCTGCCCCCGCGAGCCAgaacaccgacgacgactttgagtTTGTGCCCGCATCGCCCCACCCCGAGCCCAAGTACTTCGGCGAGCAACCCCAGTCTGCCCCCCAGTCCGCGCCTCAGACGCCTGTCGCCGAGCGgtcgcccctcctcccccagaTCTGGAGGAGGAACGTCCActacgacgccggcgacatTGTGAGGTACTCTGGTTCGCAGTACGAGGCGACCACGTCCCACTCTGGCGATGAT GCTCCATCCCGGTCAACGGCTTGGAAGAGGCTCGGCGCCCTCAGCGGCGAGTCGAACGCCGACATTGCCCACGAAGAGTCGCACCACTCGCGTACCCCCAGCATCATtcacgacgagctcctcggccgccaccgctACCgcacgagcggcgtcggtgtcctGCCGTACTCTGAcaacgtcgaggacgaggtcgtccgCCAGGTGGCCCTCGCCAACTTCTATCAACAGTACGGCTATTTCCGCGAGACAtggctcgtcgctgcccgtgGCCGCACCAACGGATACGTGACTGCCCAGCTGCAGGGCGAGGTCCTGCCCGCTGTGCGCTGGCACCTGGTCGAGGGTGGCGCGTtcccgctcgacgccatcccGGCCGgctacgacgtcgacgccgacggcaggAAGAGGACGCTGTACGCTGCCCGCTTCTTCCTGAGCGGTGGTGTCCAGGTCGGCAA GGCCGGACGCCACCTCGCGgagcgcagcagcgtcgcgttCAAGGGCCAGGAGGTCCCCTCGGCCGCGTTCGAGGTCCTCTGTGGATCCTCGGCTGCGGTGCAGTGGATTCCCAGCCGCCCCGGCTACGGTGCCAACACTGGCGGCTTCAAGCCCGTCGAGGGTGGTCGCGAGCGTGATGGTCgcgccatcctcgtcgtgcgcgccgagctcgagagccAAGGCGTCATCCCCGGCA AGCTCATTGTCACCGACGAGCATGCCAACATTGCCCAAGACGGCCGCGATGTCACCGCGTCCTCGTTTGAGATCCTCACGTATTCAAAGGCGTAA